The nucleotide window GTAACCAAATGTATATACCGGAAGATAATTGTCTTATCAAACCAGCTCTTAACATTAATGTATGACTATCATTTTCTATATTTATTGGTTTTTCTTTCATAGTAAAAAGTAAATATTTGGTTGTTTTCATAAAAGTATCTCTAATTATTTTCTATAAGTAATTTTATATGTATAAAACATTATAAATTTATTTTAATTTGTATTAGAATGTTATTTTAAAATTTTTAATCTAAAATATATCAAGTATATATTTTGATCATTATTTTTAATGTAATCACCGCTATATATATCATATTTTATAAATAAAATATTTATTAATGAATATTTAATATTTTTAATTAGTGTAGTTATAAAAATATTTTATATAAACAGTTTTGATTTTTATTTTATTATAATCAGTGATCTTTATAGTAAATTAACAAAGGGAGTAATTGTGCATCGTGATAATAATGAAGAAAAAACAGAACAACCTACTAATTATAGATTACTTAAGGCTCAAAAAAAAGGAATAGGTAATAAGTATTCTCGTGAATTAAATTCAATCTTAATTTTGTTGATGGCTTTAATTAGTTTTAAATTATATATTCCAAATATTTTTTTTGAATTAAAAAAAATTATGTTTACTTGTTTTCATTTTAATGATTTTAATTTAAATGATTATAATTATACTATATTAATGTTATTGAATATGTTAAAAAAAATTTTTTTTATTTTTACACCTATAATAATATTATTAATTTTGATTATTGTGATTACTCCATTATTATTTAATAGTAAAAAATTAAATTTTTTATCTTTAAAATTTAATTTAACTATCTTAAATCCTATTAATGGATTGAAAAAAATTTTTTCATTACAAGTTATTATAGAATTTTTTAAAACAATATTAAAAGTATTTTTTATAATGAGTGTTTGTTTATTTTATTTATGGACATATATGCCAAATATATTATCATTATTATTTATAGATAGTATATTAGATGCATTGTATTTTGGCATTCATCAACTATTTGTTTGTTCTTTATTATCTATAATAAGTATGATACCAGTAGTTTTTTTTGACGTTATTTTTCAATATTTTAATTATTATAAAAATTTACGTATGAGTCGTCAAGATATACGTGATGAATTTAAACAAATCGAAGGTGATCCATTAATCAAACTTCGAATTCGTCAAGTGATGAAAGCTAATATACAAAAACGTATGATGATAGATTTACCTCAAGCGAATGTAATAATCAAAAACCCGATACATTATGCAGTAGCATTACAATATAATGAGAAAAAAATGAATGCACCGAAAATTTTAGCTAAAGGAGCTGGTGAATTAGCATTAAAAATTTGCAAAATAGGAGAACAGCATAGTATTCCAATACTTTCTTCACCAGCATTAGCTCGTACTTTATATCTTTATACAGAAATCGGACAATATGTTCCTAGTAAATTATATACTATGGTTGCAGAAGTATTAGCATGGGTATGGAAATTAGAAAAATGGAAAAAAGAAGGAGGAGATTATCCTTTGAAACCAAACATTTCTTTTGTTCCAGATGACATTAATTATATTAGAGAGAATACAAAAGATGGCTAATTTTGTTTCTTTTTTTCAACAATTAAAAAATTTTAAAAATTCTCAATGGCAAATATTAGTTGGTCCTATATTAATATTAATAATCTTGTCTATGATGGTTTTACCGTTACCATCTTTTTTGTTAGATATTTGTTTTACATTTAACATAGCTTTATCCATTATTATATTACTAGTTTCAATATTTACTAGAAATACATTAGAATTTACAGCTTTTCCAACTATTTTGTTGTTGTCTACATTATTAAGATTAGCTTTAAATGTGGCATCTACTAGAATTATTCTTTTAAATGGACATACTGGTTCTACTTCTGCTGGTTATGTTATTGAAGCTTTCGGTCATTTTTTAGTTGGTGGAAATTTTGCAATAGGTACAATTGTTTTTATTATTTTAGTAATTATTAATTTTATGGTTATTACCAAAGGTGCTGGGAGAATTGCAGAAGTTGGTGCTCGTTTTGTTTTAGATGGAATGCCAGGAAAACAAATGGCAATTGATGCAGATTTAAATGCTGGTTTAATTGGTGAAAAGGAAGCAAAAATTCGAAGACAAGAAATTAGTCAAGAAGCAGATTTTTATGGTTCTATGGATGGTGCGAGCAAGTTTGTGAGAGGAGATGCTATGGCTGGGATATTAATTATGGTAATTAATATTTTTGGTGGTTTAATTATTGCCATAGGACAACATCATATGATTTTAGAACAGGCAGCTAAAGTATATACATTATTAACCATCGGAGATGGATTAGTTGCTCAAATTCCAGCTTTAGTTATTTCTACTGCATCAGGTGTAATTGTTACTAGAGTTAGTACGCATCAAAATGTTGGAGAACAAATAATTAGTCAATTATTCTGTGATTTTCGTGTAATTTTTTTAAGTTCATTAGTATTGGGGGTATTCGGATTAGTACCAGGTATGCCTAATATGGTTTTTCTTTTATTTACATGTTTGTTATTATTTTTATCTTGGAAATTATATATTCATTATGAAAAATTACAATTATCTCAACTATCATTAGATCATAATGGATCAGAAAAAAATGAGTCTTTAATAAAGGATGCTTCATGGAATGATGTAGATTTAGAAGATGTA belongs to Buchnera aphidicola (Eriosoma grossulariae) and includes:
- the flhB gene encoding flagellar biosynthesis protein FlhB, whose product is MHRDNNEEKTEQPTNYRLLKAQKKGIGNKYSRELNSILILLMALISFKLYIPNIFFELKKIMFTCFHFNDFNLNDYNYTILMLLNMLKKIFFIFTPIIILLILIIVITPLLFNSKKLNFLSLKFNLTILNPINGLKKIFSLQVIIEFFKTILKVFFIMSVCLFYLWTYMPNILSLLFIDSILDALYFGIHQLFVCSLLSIISMIPVVFFDVIFQYFNYYKNLRMSRQDIRDEFKQIEGDPLIKLRIRQVMKANIQKRMMIDLPQANVIIKNPIHYAVALQYNEKKMNAPKILAKGAGELALKICKIGEQHSIPILSSPALARTLYLYTEIGQYVPSKLYTMVAEVLAWVWKLEKWKKEGGDYPLKPNISFVPDDINYIRENTKDG
- the flhA gene encoding flagellar biosynthesis protein FlhA, which encodes MANFVSFFQQLKNFKNSQWQILVGPILILIILSMMVLPLPSFLLDICFTFNIALSIIILLVSIFTRNTLEFTAFPTILLLSTLLRLALNVASTRIILLNGHTGSTSAGYVIEAFGHFLVGGNFAIGTIVFIILVIINFMVITKGAGRIAEVGARFVLDGMPGKQMAIDADLNAGLIGEKEAKIRRQEISQEADFYGSMDGASKFVRGDAMAGILIMVINIFGGLIIAIGQHHMILEQAAKVYTLLTIGDGLVAQIPALVISTASGVIVTRVSTHQNVGEQIISQLFCDFRVIFLSSLVLGVFGLVPGMPNMVFLLFTCLLLFLSWKLYIHYEKLQLSQLSLDHNGSEKNESLIKDASWNDVDLEDVITIELGEKLLPMIDMDIDGDLQKRIRSIRKKFAKEIGFLPPRIHIYHNNGLSSSSYKIFIKGLELGSGEVFYNRFMAIDPGNLNFVLSDEFTRDPTFNLPAYWIDLDLVEDANKKGFTVVKPSIIIATHLNDLIFKYIHELFGRQEAQFLLEHISKKMPKLIEDFIPNVISLTVFHKIIYNLLSENISIRDMRTIIETILEQNVNINNQHQELTSIVRIALGKTITQKFFPKSLSVIKVIGLHIELERILLQILQSSSGCIEPNLSERLLNQTEIAINQQKLLNLSIILLVNHSLRLFLSNFLRQKFPELVVLSHMEIVDNREIKITTVIGSYQSDV